One genomic window of Limanda limanda chromosome 16, fLimLim1.1, whole genome shotgun sequence includes the following:
- the LOC133021314 gene encoding hyccin 2-like isoform X1, producing MLGSERGVVEEWLSEFKSLPETQIPSYAGSLHLKKSLVQALYRVIQDPNNELLEPVCHQLFELYRSSEDCLRRFTLQFLPELVWVYLRITASRDRQSNGCIEALLLGIYNLEIVDKDGNSKLLAFTIPSLSKPSIYHEPSSLGSIALTEGALCQHDLIRVVYSGLHPQRETFTAQNRFEVLCFLMLCYNSAVVYMPLSSYKSVCRMSSRLCVCGFPRQQKKLWREPCNRVLLDPEFMVQMLTAVYHAIYNGEWEMGREALEDILYRAQLELYSQPLLLGNAMKNSLPESAPNESQGRKVLEVEVTPTVSRISISAITTASIRRHRWKREDADGMSGGEDSFNVNDPDEGFSSGASNSSQPSGNKASGSGGPRGGSLTSSSSSIKKAITARLSRDKERERERERDRERAVEKQAESSADHQAAVRRHHQKQQSPPASITLDAIQLSPIKKNLSFPVGPTLVRTGSTSSSKSFDCMNFNMNGGKDEQEEALGGSDKEGERPAGGSHRHSTISLQEEHLIRPEEAQDLLSPGAPLTKQSRSPSFNMQIISQV from the exons ATGCTGGGTTCAGAGCGCGGTGTTGTAGAAGAATGGCTCTCAGAATTCAAG TCCTTACCAGAAACCCAGATCCCCAGCTACGCCGGCAGCCTTCATCTGAAGAAGTCCCTGGTGCAAGCTCTCTACAGAGTCATCCAGGACCCCAACaatgag ctgctggagccggTGTGCCACCAGCTGTTTGAGCTGTACCGGAGCTCTGAAGACTGCCTGCGACGCTTCACCCTGCAGTTCCTGCCTGAGCTGGTGTGGGTATATCTGCGGATCACGGCCAGCAGGGATCGTCAGAGCAATGGCTGCATAGAGGCGCTCCTCTTGGGCATCTATAACCTG GAGATCGTGGACAAAGATGGCAACAGCAAGCTCCTGGCCTTCACAATCCCATCTCTGTCCAAACCATCAATATATCATGAG cctTCTAGTCTGGGGTCCATAGCGCTGACAGAGGGGGCTCTGTGTCAACATGACCTGATCAGAGTGGTGTACAGCGGCCTCCACCCACAGAGAGAGACCTTCACGGCTCAGAACAG GTTTGAAGTGCTGTGTTTCCTGATGCTCTGCTACAACTCTGCTGTGGTGTACATGCCCCTCTCTTCCTATAAGTCGGTCTGCAGAATGAGCTCCag gttgtgtgtatgtggctTCCCTCGGCAGCAAAAGAAGCTTTGGCGGGAACCATGCAACCGAGTTCTGCTGGACCCTGAGTTCATGGTGCAGATGCTGACTGCCGTGTATCATGCCAT ATACAATGGAGAATGGGAGATGGGGCGGGAAGCTCTGGAGGACATTCTGTACAGAGCTCAGCTGGAGCTTTACTCCCAACCTCTCCTG CTGGGGAACGCCATGAAGAACTCGCTGCCAGAAAGTGCTCCCAACGAGTCACAGGGGCGCAAAGTGCTCGAAGTGGAGGTGACACCCACAGTCAGCCGCATCTCCATCTCAGCCATCACAACTGCCTCCATACGGCGCCACCGCTGGAAAAGAGAGG ATGCTGATGGCATGAGCGGTGGGGAGGATTCCTTCAACGTCAACGACCCAGACGAGGGTTTCTCCTCTGGAGCTTCCAACAGCAGCCAGCCCAGCGGCAACAAGGCGAGCGGCAGCGGGGGGCCACGGGGCGGCAGcctgaccagcagcagcagcagcatcaagaAAGCCATCACAGCCCGGCTGTCACGGgacaaggagagggagagagagagggagagggatcgTGAGAGAGCAGTGGAAAAACAGGCCGAATCGTCTGCTGATCACCAGGCAGCTGTGAGGAGGCATCACCAGAAGCAGCAGTCGCCTCCAGCCAGCATCACCTTGGATGCCATCCAGCTGAGCCCCATAAAGAAGAACCTGAGCTTCCCTGTCGGCCCCACACTGGTGCGGACTGGAAGCACCTCCTCCAGTAAGTCTTTTGACTGCATGAATTTCAACATGAACGGAGGCAAGGACGAGCAAGAGGAGGCACTGGGAGGCTCAGACAAGGAAGGGGAGCGTCCGGCAGGCGGCTCCCACCGCCACTCCACCATTAGCCTGCAGGAGGAGCACCTGATCAGGCCAGAGGAGGCCCAGGACCTCCTGTCTCCTGGAGCTCCCCTCACCAAGCAGTCCCGCTCCCCCAGCTTCAACATGCAGATCATATCACAGGTCTAA
- the LOC133021314 gene encoding hyccin 2-like isoform X2, with product MLGSERGVVEEWLSEFKSLPETQIPSYAGSLHLKKSLVQALYRVIQDPNNELLEPVCHQLFELYRSSEDCLRRFTLQFLPELVWVYLRITASRDRQSNGCIEALLLGIYNLEIVDKDGNSKLLAFTIPSLSKPSIYHEPSSLGSIALTEGALCQHDLIRVVYSGLHPQRETFTAQNRFEVLCFLMLCYNSAVVYMPLSSYKSVCRMSSRLCVCGFPRQQKKLWREPCNRVLLDPEFMVQMLTAVYHAIYNGEWEMGREALEDILYRAQLELYSQPLLLGNAMKNSLPESAPNESQGRKVLEVEVTPTVSRISISAITTASIRRHRWKREDCFDYSADAELSFIVNPPSPVLHHRHTPWDAAAKEERRGRAHSHRSGSSIIPPITLEDADGMSGGEDSFNVNDPDEGFSSGASNSSQPSGNKASGSGGPRGGSLTSSSSSIKKAITARLSRDKERERERERDRERAVEKQAESSADHQAAVRRHHQKQQSPPASITLDAIQLSPIKKNLSFPVGPTLVRTGSTSSSKSFDCMNFNMNGGKDEQEEALGGSDKEGERPAGGSHRHSTISLQEEHLIRPEEAQDLLSPGAPLTKQSRSPSFNMQIISQV from the exons ATGCTGGGTTCAGAGCGCGGTGTTGTAGAAGAATGGCTCTCAGAATTCAAG TCCTTACCAGAAACCCAGATCCCCAGCTACGCCGGCAGCCTTCATCTGAAGAAGTCCCTGGTGCAAGCTCTCTACAGAGTCATCCAGGACCCCAACaatgag ctgctggagccggTGTGCCACCAGCTGTTTGAGCTGTACCGGAGCTCTGAAGACTGCCTGCGACGCTTCACCCTGCAGTTCCTGCCTGAGCTGGTGTGGGTATATCTGCGGATCACGGCCAGCAGGGATCGTCAGAGCAATGGCTGCATAGAGGCGCTCCTCTTGGGCATCTATAACCTG GAGATCGTGGACAAAGATGGCAACAGCAAGCTCCTGGCCTTCACAATCCCATCTCTGTCCAAACCATCAATATATCATGAG cctTCTAGTCTGGGGTCCATAGCGCTGACAGAGGGGGCTCTGTGTCAACATGACCTGATCAGAGTGGTGTACAGCGGCCTCCACCCACAGAGAGAGACCTTCACGGCTCAGAACAG GTTTGAAGTGCTGTGTTTCCTGATGCTCTGCTACAACTCTGCTGTGGTGTACATGCCCCTCTCTTCCTATAAGTCGGTCTGCAGAATGAGCTCCag gttgtgtgtatgtggctTCCCTCGGCAGCAAAAGAAGCTTTGGCGGGAACCATGCAACCGAGTTCTGCTGGACCCTGAGTTCATGGTGCAGATGCTGACTGCCGTGTATCATGCCAT ATACAATGGAGAATGGGAGATGGGGCGGGAAGCTCTGGAGGACATTCTGTACAGAGCTCAGCTGGAGCTTTACTCCCAACCTCTCCTG CTGGGGAACGCCATGAAGAACTCGCTGCCAGAAAGTGCTCCCAACGAGTCACAGGGGCGCAAAGTGCTCGAAGTGGAGGTGACACCCACAGTCAGCCGCATCTCCATCTCAGCCATCACAACTGCCTCCATACGGCGCCACCGCTGGAAAAGAGAGG ATTGTTTTGACTACTCAGCCGATGCAGAGTTGAGCTTCATCGTCAATCCTCCTAGCCCAGTCCTCCACCACCGCCACACTCCCTGGGACGCAGCAGCCAAAGAAGAAAGACGTGGGCGAGCTCACAGCCACcgcagcggcagcagcatcaTTCCCCCGATCACACTTGAGG ATGCTGATGGCATGAGCGGTGGGGAGGATTCCTTCAACGTCAACGACCCAGACGAGGGTTTCTCCTCTGGAGCTTCCAACAGCAGCCAGCCCAGCGGCAACAAGGCGAGCGGCAGCGGGGGGCCACGGGGCGGCAGcctgaccagcagcagcagcagcatcaagaAAGCCATCACAGCCCGGCTGTCACGGgacaaggagagggagagagagagggagagggatcgTGAGAGAGCAGTGGAAAAACAGGCCGAATCGTCTGCTGATCACCAGGCAGCTGTGAGGAGGCATCACCAGAAGCAGCAGTCGCCTCCAGCCAGCATCACCTTGGATGCCATCCAGCTGAGCCCCATAAAGAAGAACCTGAGCTTCCCTGTCGGCCCCACACTGGTGCGGACTGGAAGCACCTCCTCCAGTAAGTCTTTTGACTGCATGAATTTCAACATGAACGGAGGCAAGGACGAGCAAGAGGAGGCACTGGGAGGCTCAGACAAGGAAGGGGAGCGTCCGGCAGGCGGCTCCCACCGCCACTCCACCATTAGCCTGCAGGAGGAGCACCTGATCAGGCCAGAGGAGGCCCAGGACCTCCTGTCTCCTGGAGCTCCCCTCACCAAGCAGTCCCGCTCCCCCAGCTTCAACATGCAGATCATATCACAGGTCTAA